The genome window ATGCAGGCAGGGTGACAAGCATCATTCCGCCCGGAACAAGCACTCTTTCCAGTTCCCGTATGATCTCCTTGATATTCGAAATTTGTTCGTTGTGCTCAAGAGCAGATATCGAGACCACAATATCTACGCTGTTGTCATGGATTTCTGACAAGTCTCGCAAATCTTTGTTAAGGAACCGTATGGAGCCTCTGTCGATGTAGCTCCTGCCTGACAGCGTGGCACTGCCAATGGTCCCGCGGATCAAAGATGTGATACGTTTCAGAATCCCGACTCTACCGTTTGTGATGTCTACCACATCCTTGATATTAAGCGGATTGTCTTCCGTCCTGTATCCTGTCACATTAAACTTGTTCAAAAGGTGAAAAGGGATACAGACTCGATCTGAGCGATCCACGCTTATGATATTTGCACCCTTGCTTGAAAAATACCATTGCATTAATCCTATTCCCGCCCCGGCGTCAAGGATGGTTTTGCCGTTTGCTTCTCCAATATTGTTGGTTACCCATGTCCAGTCCAAGGCGTAATGCCAGCCACTAGACAATGCCAATGTCTTCCCCATCCTCATTAATTCTGATGATAGATCTGGGAAATGAGTGAGGATTTTTGTAGAAATGAGTTCGATTCTGCTTTCCACGACGGTAATGCTCCTTGATCAGGTGTTTACTATACTGCAAACTATAACTTATTAAATCATGGTTAGCAATCTTTTTGCATTTATAATTACCCTGATGAATTGGTGTTGCTGTGCGAAGAGAATTGGGTTACCCCGGGCTTTTTTTAGCAGGGGCCATTGCCGCTCTTTATCGCAGACTACCGGGGCCCAGGTAGAGGTGCTTTGTTATGGCGAGCGAACCCGGCCTCGCTCAAATGGATATCTCGCCTTTGAAATTGGGAATATTATTAATATACGCCTTGTGTATTGTGTATTATTAATTAGACCTCTTGCAAAAGTCAAATTGAGTTGAGTTCAAGGTTGTAAATAGCAGCAATCAGGTTGAAGCGCAAAGCAAATCTCTTTCTACGATTGCGATACCTCTCGCTCAAAATGCGAAACACTTTCAACTTACGGAATATATGCTCAATCACAATCCGTTTCCGTGCCAAGCTTCGATTGCTCTGTTTCTCTCGTTTCGTCAGAGCATGGTATTTGGATTTCTTGAAGGGTGTTTGACTGTTCTGATGAAACTCCATCAATCCTTGATAGCCCGCATCTGCCAGAATACGCAGATGTTCAGAGAACTCACAGGCATCGTCTTTGAACAGTTGGAAGTCGTGTTTGCTTCCATGACTAAAGGCGGTGGTTATGATTTGGGTACTTTTTCGATCAGCCATCACCTGCGCTTTTTGGGTGTGACGCTTCTTTTTGCCACTGTAATGCCGTTTTTGGCTTTTTTTGGACGTTCCACTGGCTGTTCGCTGACATCAACCAGCACTACCTCGAACACCGTGTCACTGGCTTGGAGTGCCTTTTTGCCAGGCAAACGAAACTTTTTTGAACGGACTAAGGCCTCCTCTACCTTGCGAATGGTGCGGCAAACGGTTGCTTCACTGACACCATAGGATTGCGCAATATGAAATTCTGTGCGATATTCTCGCCAGTACATCAAGGTCATCAACAACTGATCGGCTCGGCTCAGTTTTGGCGGTCTCCCGAAGTCTCGCAGCCCTTTCTCAATGACTGTGAGCATCTGCTCGAAGGTTTCGCGCGGGACGCCAGTTAGCCGTTTGAAGTCACTACCTTTGAGATGTGCGATTGTCTTATAGTTCATGTGCCTATTATGGCACACTTATGCAAGAGGTCTATTATAGGACTCGACGAGCAATACCGAAATTCCCTTGCGCATGCAGGGAATTTTATCAGGAGCAAATTGCAATGAAGAGATTTACACTACATGAAATGTCAATAATGCGATTGTTTGGCGGGGCTGTTCGCCGTGTTCGTGATTTGTCCCATTCAGTCGCATGGAATAATCCTTTTATTGCTAATCGCAATCGGAAATACCTGTCCAATTACTCTGATGTTCACACTGCGCAGCGGTGTTTTATCCTTGCGAATGGACCCAGCCTGTCACGCATGGATCTTTCTCCATTAAGGAATGAAATTACCTTTGGGCTTAATAGAATTTATCTTTTGTTCGACAGGCTGGAATTTCTGCCAACCTATTACGTATGTGTCAATGAACTTGTTCTTGCTCAGTTTTCAAGGGAGATATCGGGTTTGTCTATGCCGAAATTTCTAAACTGGGGCAGCAGGCATGTGTTTGATCTAAACGACCCGAGTGTGGGCTTTGTGCGTTTGTTACTCACCCTGCGTGATGGATTTCAATCAGATATCAGGAAACCACTATATTCTGGAGGAACAGTGACTTACGTGGCACTCCAGATCGCCTATTCGATGGGCTTTTCCGAAGTCATTCTTGTTGGTCTGGACCATTCTTTCCAAGACAAGGGCGTCCCAAACGCGACTGTAACTCAAAAAAGCGATGTAGACAATAATCACTTTCATCCCGACTATTTTCCGAAGGGGGTAAAATGGCAGTTGCCTGATTTAAGGCGCTCCGAACTTGCCTATAAAATTGCAGACAACTTTTACAGAGCGAATGGCAGGCTTGTTAGGGATGCAACCTTGGGGGGGAAATGTCCGGTATTTCAACGCGTGGAGTATGATAAACTTTTTTAATCAGGTTCTCTTACATGAAAGTAAAATTCAGATCTGTTGTTACTAAACCGCAACTATTGATCTTTGATTTTTTATGGCTTTTGACCGTCCTGGTGTATTGGAAACTGCTCCGGGGTGTTGGTTTGGAGCTCTATTGGTTATTTCAAGTTATCTTGCTGTCTATTTTTTTGGTTGGTTTCTTTTTTCGATTGTCCCTAAATTCCTCCTGTATATTTCCGTCAATTTGGTCGGGATCTAGTTTAGATTTACACTACCTTGGGACCGTGGTGTTTGGATCAATCTGGTTGATCGCCTTCGTACGGAGAATAATCGGAGATCTACTGCAATTTGACTTGTTTAATGCCCTGGTTGCCCTCTGTAACCTGATTTTTTGGCTAGTCTATGCAACCTATCTCTTCATGGTAATTCAAAATCAGAGGGGTAGTCGGAACTCGATGGGATATGTATTATTATTCGTTTTTTGGGGGTTCGGTTTTTACGTGGGATTAAACCTGCTTGCTTTTTCGGTTGGGGTGATGCCTGATTCCAGTATCTATCTCACGTCATATCCATCACAATTATTATCCATGCTTGGCAGCCAAGGGAATCGTATACTGTTTCCCTTGGCTGACGGAATAAATTCATTCGGGGTTTCAGCCGGCGCCGTCTTAGTGCTTTTCATTCCCATACTTTTCTCTACCAAGGATACTTTAATCAAATTAACGAGTATGTTCTTTTCCCTATCTTCCATTGCGGTAATGGTGATGACGGATTCCCGCGGGGCGATTCTCTTTGCCTGGATTGCTGGTTTTCTGTACCTTCTGCCGGGGAGAATTTCGAAGCATCTTATCTGGTTATCTGTGTTCGTATCATTTCTTCCTTTGCTGGTAGCGCTATTTTTTCCAGCTCTACTTAACTTTGAGTATGGATTTACCCGCCCACCCGGAAATTTGACGGAAAAACAGCGCATGGTTTTGGAGGAAGAATTTTGCGCCGATAAGGTTAAACCATTGGCCGGGCCATTGAGCAACCGTCCAATAATTTGGGCAGTTGCTCTAGACGAATTCAAACACCCGAGATTCGTGCATTTGGTGGGTTATGGATACCGTGGCCAAGTAGATGCAGGAATCTCGGAAGACCTCTCGTGTATATTTCTAAGTTTTGTATACAGGCGGTTTGCGTCCTCTCATAACATATGGCTGCAAATTATTACTGAAATAGGTTATATCGGGGTAATAGGGACACTTTTCCTATTCTACAAAACCGCCGGAAGGTTATATACCCTGATTGAAAAAGATAACTCTGGTTTTTATAAGGGAATGAGGCTGGCATTGATATACATTGTTTTTGCGGGCACGCTTGAATCGATTCTATCCCCGGATTACTACATACCTTTTGCCATGTTCCTCGCAATAAACATTATGACCCTTTTATCAGCCAATGATATTGAATCTTAAGATAAACAAAGTAACATCCGGTGAGTTTGTTGCACAGGTCGTAGATTGGGCGCAGGCAGGAGGAAGTTATTACGCCTGCTTCGCCAATGTCCATGTGCTTATGGAAGCATATGACTCGTCCGATTTTTCAAAAATAATAAATGGCGCTGACTTGGTCCTTCCCGACGGCATGCCCCTCGTCTGGATGATGCGCCTTAAAGGCGCAAGGAGCCAACAGCGGGTATATGGACCAACCCTGATGCTGCAAGTATTGGAGTCCGCTGCGCGGGAGAACATCCCTGTCGGTTTTTATGGAGGAACGCCTGAAGTACTGAATGCTCTTGTGGTGCGGATGAAGGCGCGTTGCACGGGCTTGGACGTCGTGTATTCATATAGCCCGCCGTTTCGGGAATTAAGTCAGCGGGAGGAGGATGAAATTGTGCTGAGCATCGATCAATCCGGCGCGCGGATATTGTTTATAGGGCTTGGCTGTCCCAGGCAGGAAATCTGGATGGCAAGGCATCGTGGACGGATCAATGCGGTCATGCTCGGCGTTGGCGCGGCATTTGATTTTCATTCCGGATTCAAACCACAGGCTCCTTTATGGACACAGAACATCGGCTTGGAATGGTTGTTCCGGCTTTTGACCGAGCCACGCAGACTGTGGAGACGTTACCTTTATCACAACTCGCGTTTTATATTCCTTGCAATTGCCGATCTGTTGGGATTTCTTCGTTAGAATAATACAATGCTCAGACGCTTTTCGGTCAACTTCGCGCTCCTGTCCATGCTGCTGGATGGACTCCTGGTTGCACTCTCCCTGTGGCTCGCCACAGCGTTGCGCCCACAGTTAAGTCGATTTCCCGGAATTGAACTTGTTTCGTCACCTGTGGCCACGCCTGCCCCGCTCTATGTCATATTTCCATTGATTTGGATTCTCATATATTCAGCCCTCTCCATCTATGACGGCAGAAAATACATACGGGTCGTGGATGAATTTGCCGCGTTATCACTGGCGATGTTGATTGCATCTGTTTCCGCAGCGGGTGTTTTGTATTTTTCGTATCGACAGGTGTCCCGCGCGCTTGTCCTGTTCTTTATTGTCCTTGTGTACATCCTTGGTTTGTTGTGGCGCGCCTTTGTCCGTCTCTACTTCCGCACCCAGAATAATTTCCCCGACCGTCTTCGCCGTGTTCTGGTGGTGGGCGCCGGTTCGCTGGGGCAAAGGGTCCGCGAGCAAATGCTTGACTCTGAGCTTCCCAACCTGGAGTTTATTGGCTTTACGGATCACGGCGGGCAATTAAAAACAAAACCGCTTTCCTTATTGGGCACAAACGATGGGATTGACGCGATTGTTCAAGACCATAAGATATCCGATGTCGTGATCGCCCTGCCGCATTCGGAATACCACCAAATGAGTGACATTGTCCAAAAACTTGAACGCGTCCCTGTGCAGGTGTGGGTGGCGCTCGGCTTTTTTGACCTTGCATTATATAAGACGGCCATCGAAGATTTTGCGGGCATCCCCATGCTGGATCTGAGGGCTTCCGCCATTGACGATTATCAGCGGATGATGAAGCGTACCTTTGACTTTTCCATCGGTCTTGCCGCGTTGATACCCGCCCTGCCGCTCATGGCTTTCTCTGCGCTGGTCATCTATGTTGAAGGCGGTTCCCCGATATTATTTCGGCAGCAACGTGTTGGTGAAAATGGACGCCTGTTCGAAATGCTCAAATTCAGGACCATGGTCAGAAATGCCGAGCAGTTGAAAAGCCAGGTGGAGAAGCGGGATGCAGACGGGAACATCCTGCATAAATCAAAGGAAGATCCGCGCGTCACGCGCGTTGGGCGATTCCTGCGCCGCTTTAGTTTGGATGAGCTGCCGCAAATATTCAATGTTTTACGCGGCGATATGAGTCTCGTCGGGCCGCGCCCCGAACTTCCGTATTTGGTTGAAAAGTATCAACCCTGGCAAAGAAAGCGTTTTGCGATCCCGCCGGGCATTACCGGCTGGTGGCAGGTGAGCGGACGAAGCGACAAACCCATGCACCTGCATACAGAGGACGACATGTATTATATTCAGAACTACTCGATATTTTTGGACATCCAGATCCTGTTGCGGACGGTTTGGGTGGTACTGATGGGGAAGGGATCCTACTAGGATGAATGCAGTTATACGTGCAAAGTCCATAAGTTACTTAACGGGTTTTGGAGACGGTCTGCTTTTGTTATTGGCATTCCTCTTGAGTAATTATTCGGCGTTTGGGTCGAACCAGTTCCCGAACATTGATTCGTTTGGCGGGGAAGCCTGGCAAACCGCGCTTGGCTGTTTTTATGGCACCCTGGTCGTTGGTTTGCTTTTGATCGGACACGGCTTGCATCGGGATTTTATTTCCGTGCTGTCAAATAGCCGGCCCCTGCTGTTTTTTTTGTTCCTTGCTTTGTTGTCGTTATCGTGGACGGTTTCTCTGCAAGCCACATTGTACGAACTTTCCTTCCTCTTCTTTTCCACCTTTGCGGCTGCCTACTTTGCCCTCCACTACCGGCTATTAGGGGTGATCAATATTTTGACCTGGACTGCGGTAGCTGCCACAGTGGCTGGTTTTGCGCTTGCGCTATTTACTCCATATGGCGTGATGCCGAATCAACCGTTTACAGGTTCATGGGATGGCATGTTCTGGCATCGAAACCATGCAGGCAGTTTGATGGCTTTTTTTAATATGTTATTCCTTGTGCGCTTGCTAATGGATAAACAAGGATTTCCCCGTAGACTATTTTTTGGATTATTCTATGTTTTAACCGCAATCCACGTGTTCAAAAGCCGCTCTGCCGCTGGAATACTGGTTTTTATTTTTCTGAATTTCTCGACCTTGATTGCCTTTGGATGGATTTCCTTTCGTGAGAAGTTAAAACCATGGCATTATTATTCATTTTTCTTTACAGTATTTTCGGGGTTTATGATTTTTGTTGCAAACCTGGGTTTCTTCTTTGGGCTTTTGGGACGGTCGTCCACCATGACAGGGCGGACACCGCTTTGGGAAGATCTCCTTGTTAATGTTTTTCCTGCAAGACCGATCCTTGGGCACGGCTTCGGTGCAATATGGATGCAGGAGAGTTTTCGGGTTTTCATGCAGAACCGGCAGGGTTGGGGTCACCCGATATATTTCGCCGATAATGGTTTTCTTGACATTCTTTTGAATTTGGGTGTGGTGGGTCTGATTTCATTTTTGATCATGTTTGGTTTTGCAGGTTTACGCGCGTTGAAGCACTTGCGTTCAACGCGGTCATGGATGTACATCTTGATGGTCCTTGCCTTATTGTATGTTTTTGCAGGGAATTTGGCGTACAGTTTCTTAATGGAAGTGGATTACTTTGTGTGGATGGTGTTCGTCATGGTTTATATTCTTGTATCAAGACCGTTTGACGGCGATGCGGTCACTGTGCAATAAACCTTGTAAAACATAAGTCATGCAGATCGTCAATGCCAGCCCGTACCACCACCCCCAGAATATAAAATTAATCGAACCCAAATAATAAAAGTGCATGATGAAATTGAAGGGGACGGTCAGCATTGCCGCCGCAATGCTTGTGGACAATCCCCATTTTTTTAGCGAGAAAAAGATGGGGAGCGCAAGGATCGTATACCCTGCCCATGAAATGGGAGAGGCGAGCAGGCACAACAAAACACCCGCGGAATTCACAACCTCGGATGGGATTTCCTGTTTGTTAATGCGGGCACGGTGGATGAGAAAAATGGTGATCAGGATGAGCAGGACAGCCAGACCCATGCCGATTTCCGGGTGACCGATTCTGCTTGTCAGCCCGATTAGAGAGCTGTTCCCGGGCATGGACAATATCTTGTTGTCCACATTTGCCGCCTCCAGCCATTGCAGATAAACCGTGGGCGGCATTCGGGTCAACGGGATAAGTCCGGTGATGGCAATTGTAGCGACCGAAGCCTTTAATGCGGCCCAGTTCCCTGCAATGGCGAGCAACAGCAGCCAGATGGCGAAATTGGGCTTGATGCTGATCAACAACCCCAGGAATATACCCGCATAGAGTTGGTTTTTCCGGAGTGAATTGATCCAAATCAGAGACACGAGCAGGAGTAGCGGGGTGTATATTTGTCCCAACCCTGTCGTATGCCAAAAACCCGCAAGCGAAAATGCCCAGAGGATGCGCAGGGCAGACGGTTTGTATTGGTTTGACAATACCAGCACTGATATGGCGTAGACAAGCGATGATAATATTCTCCATAGATTGATTGCCCGGAGCGGATCGCTGTCGGCCAGTGATTCAAATACCAACAGGGTTATGGGCGGGTTTAAGTTGGGTAGTTTTCCGCCGCTTTGCACACGAGGGAAGTAGGCTTCGAAAATCAGTGGGGAGGAAGTGCCGTATGGATTATTCCCCGCTTTTAATTCAATGCCCGATGCGATAAATGACCCGAAGTCCGCCAGTTCGTTACGGGAGGAGGAGACCACATTGAAATTAAATGAGATTGAAAAAAGCATCCAGGCGGCCGCCATTATAGATCCAACAATCGTGAACCACTTTTTTGTTTTAAGCATTTCTCATTATATCGTGCGTGTAATTAAAAAATCCGGGCCGTTTTCGGCCCGGATTTTTTCTTGTCCTACTTTTCCTGTAAATTTTTCAGATGTAGTTTTGTATTCTTGAGCAGTTCGATCATTAGATCACGGATGTGCGGATTGAGATAGTGGTTTTCCAGTGTGGAGAGCGGCAGGAAACGTGCGCCGGCAACCACGTGGATGCAATTTGCGGCTCCGCACAGGCAGATGAAGGGTGCCTGCATTTCCCATTCCGTGGATGGGTAGAAGAATGAGAGTTCCTCGCCTTTATCGATGTCACGGCGCGCGATCATCAGCATTTTGTCAGTGTCGAGGATCACGTTCGGGTCACAGGAGTGGTTCAACGCGGCAAGTTTGCCGACGTGGGTGTGCCGCTCGCGCGCGATCTGGACGGTGAAGCGGTTGGGCTTGTCCATGATGTTCTCGCTGGGCATGGAGCAGATCACCTCGCCCTTCTTATAGGCTTGTTTGGTGATTAAGGTTCTAAATTTATTTTCTGTTTTGACACTTACTGTTTCCATTGTTGTGATCATTTATATTTTCTCCTTTTACAAATAATATTAAATCATCTGTTTTAGTATAGTCATTATGGGTTTAATTACAAGGGTTAATAAGACCTGTTGAAATATTTTAAGGTTGCAACATTGGTAAAAAATATTCACCGCCAAGTTATCGGCGGCGCATTAAAAGTGGACACTGCGGTGCTGTGAGCCGGATTAGAACAAATGGAGCTGCGCGCCGGGCATGCGCCCATCCAGCAGAACGTATGGTGCGGCACGTTCGGCGATGATGCCAAGTCTTTTCAATGAGGCAAGGTCACGCAGGCGCTTGATCCTTCTTGCATGTAGAATTGCATCCGCGCCTTTGATGCCAATGCCGGGGATCCTGATCAACTGGTGTTTGTCCGCCGTGTTGATCTCGATGGGGGTGTGGATCAAGTTCATTTGCGCCCAGGCAAGTTTGGGGTCGGCATGCAGCGGCAGGTTTTCATCCGCCGTGAAAGGCAGGTCTTCGAGGTCGAAACCATAATCGCGCAGAAGGAAAGATGCCTGATACAAACGGTGTTCGCGCATGGGGTCCACGGCCGGCTTGTTCTCGAGAGGTGTATCGCGGACGGGATGAAAGGCGGAGAAATAGGCGCGTTTTAGGTGAACGTTCTTCATCAACCATTGCGTGGTATTGAGCAGTTCGAGGTCGCTTTCATCCGAACCACCGGCCACGAACTGGGTGACGCTGGATGGGTATTTACCGTTCCAGAATTTATATGCAGGCACCGTACGTCTGATCTCCTCCACCCACTTGAGCGAACGCAGCAATTCTTCAAAGAAAATCTTGTGCGGAGCCAGCCGCGCCAACCGTTCGGTGCTGGGCGCTTCGAGGTTGACGGAAATGCGGTCTGCCAACTGCATGGCGCGATAGACCTGGTCCTTCTCCGCGCCGGGCATGATCTTGAGATGGACATACCCGCGAAATTGATGCTTCTTTCGCAGAAGTTCCGCCGTGTCAAGAAGCTTGTCCATTGTACGGACTCCGCCTCCCGCCAGCCCGGAGCTGAGGAATACACCTTCCGCCATTCCAACCCGATTCATTTTACTGAACAACCCTGCAAATTCATCTGGCTTGAACGTGGCGCGTCGGAAATCGCGTCCTGCGCGGAAGGGGCAGTAATGGCAATCACGCTCGCAGGCGGAGGAGAGCAGGGTTTTGAGCAGGACGATTTTCTGCCCGTTGGGGAGTTGGGCGGGATGTGTGAAGGCGTGGTTATTTTCTTTAGGGGAGTAGCAGGCTGGAGCGTGAAGAGACGCGGAAGGCTCTCCATCCGCTTCGAATTGCATTTGGGAGGATAACTCTTTGAGCGTTTCCAGCGAGTTCATCCATCCATTATAGAATAAATGTTCTGAATATTCAAGAGGGAAAATTCAGGCAAAATGGGGGAAATTTGTCACTTGGGCGCAGTGGATGGGGTGGATATACTGATGGAAATCATGTCATTGCGAACTGCCGTCGGTTGAGTAGCCCGCAGGGCGTACACTTGCACCGAAGCCATGCTCGGACGCCCCAACCTCGTCGTCGTGGCGCGTCTCATGCCACTCCTTCTCGCAACGACATTTCTCAGGAGGCTTAGATGTGTGAATTTTGCACGCAGCACGGGGAAGGGGAGAAGTGGTACCTGACGATGGAAAATTATTCCAAAGACCTGCTGGACCAGAATCGGCGGCGGGAGTATGCGGCGGACTTCCTGAACGGATTCCATAAGCGCGTGCCGAAAAGCATTAAGCAGTTGGACGTGATCCGCAAGACGCCGTTGATGAAATTGGCAAAGCCCGTGCTGACGCATCACCAGAAGCAGGATCATTACGGGCAGGTGGTGCCATTGGAGGATGTGGAAAAAATCTTCGAGGCAATGGTACAGGGAGCGGTGCGCCTGCCGTGCGTGTGCCGGCGCGTGACGACAGGGAATATGAACGCGCGCTACTGCTACGGCTTGACGATGGACAAGCAGATGTACGACGCGCTGGACGACTCGTTCAATCTGGAGACGTTATCGAAAGAAGAAGCCCTGGAGTCCATTCGCAAATTGGACAAGGAAGGACTGGTCCATTCGGTGTGGACCTTCAAGACTCCCTTCATCGGCGGTTTGTGCAACTGCGACCAGGACTGCATGGCATACCGCATCACACACGCACGCAGAGATTACCCGGTCATGTTCCGTGCCGAGTGGATCGCGGAGGTCGCGCCCGAGGTGTGCAACGGCTGCCGGCTGTGTATGCGCCAGTGTCAGTATGGGGCGATCCGTTATTCGTCGAACAATAAAAAGGTGACAATCGACCCGGCGGTGTGTTATGGGTGCGGAGTGTGCCGCGCAAGTTGCAGCAAGGATGCGATCACGCTCTCCCCGCGGGAAAGTGTGGCGGAGGCAGTCGGGCTGTGGTGATTCGCCGTCACTGATGTATAATGTGCATTGACAAGCCCGTTTGTCTGTTAATATCGAAAGGAGTTGAATCATGGCGAACAAGGAACAAAAGGGAAAGAACAAGGAGAAGAAGAAGAAAAAGAAAGTGAAGCCGAAGGAGACGAAGAAGTAATGGACAAGCCGGCCCCTCAGTCAGTGATGATTAAGGGGCTGGCTTTTTTACAGACAATTCAAATATAATCACGAGCATGAACCCACTCAACCGCAACCTCCGTGACACCTTCCACTTCTCCTCGCACGACCTGCTCGCCAACCGCGCCGGCAAACTCTCCGAACGTCAACAGGCCCGCCAGTCCGCGCTGGGGACGAGCCTCAAAGTCGGCATCGCCTTCTTCGTCGTGGTCATGCTCGGCTCGCTCGGTGTCTTCTTCATCATCTCCTCCGCCTCGGGCGCGAACGCAGGCGCATCGTCCTTCGATACGATGGTCACCACGGGCGTTCTGATCGGCGTGTTCGCGCTCGTCCTCGTCGTCTCGCTGTTTGCCAGTCAAAAGCATCTCGCCGCAGCGCGTGGGAGACAGATCCAAAAAGCGGAAGGGGAGGCGGCGCATGGCAAAATCCGCGCGGACTCTGCCAACTTTGAGATCAAGATCGGCAGGACGAAGATCCGCCTCATCACGCAGGGACAGTTGGACTCGTTTCGAGTGGGGGAGTCCTACCGCCTGTACTTTCTCCCTGGTCCCATGCCGGTCATCCTCTCTGCCGAAGTCATCGGCACCGAAGCCGAAGCGGATTCATACATCGAACCCGCCAATCCCATCGAAGACGATCTCGTCATCCAACAACAGCAGAGATCGCGCCGCGTGGTCGGCGTGCTGGCCGTGCTGACGCTCGGCTTTCCGCTGGCGATGCTGGCGGCATCCGCGCTGCCCGAATCCTTGCGCTGTGTGGTCTGGTTCGCACTGCTGGGCATCGGCTTTGGCTTCGTCTTCTGGGCGCTGAGGCGGGTGGGGTAGGGGAGTTCGTGAGACGCGGCGCGTGATGCGTACTTCGTGATGCATGAATGTTGATCACCATCCTTTCATCAAAAAACAATTCAACGTCTGCCGTCCATCGTCCACGGTCAAATACGGTAATGGGGGAATGAAGGTTCGCAAAATTCCCATCAACTTCAAAAATATATCTTATGTTTTCGATAAGTATTATTATCAAAAACATTGACAGATCGGCGGAAATTCGTATAATCATCCCCATGACAGATACATCCAACATTTCCATCACCATTTCTGCTGTGATAAGGAATTATCTGGACATGGTGGAACGCTCCCGCAGCAAACATACCATGCTTGCGTACAAGAATGCCATGCGCATCTTCCACCAAGTGTTGGTGGAAAAGTCGCTGGAGCCCGACTCCACACCCATCCAAAAACTCACAGAAGACCTGATCTCGCCCATGGCGGACTATCTAAAAGTCTTCGCCCCCGCCACCGAGCAACTCTATTTGCAGGCTGTCAAGGGGTTCCTGCTGTATGTGGATTCTGAGCGTCTGGCAAATATCAACCAATCGCGTGTGACGGTGCTTATCAGGCAACGCTCACGCCGCCCCGGAATACGCTATCCACAGTTCCCCGCAGAGGACATTGATACGCTGTTAGGGAAGGCTAAACGCGTTGAAAACCTGCTCATGAACGCCAGTGACGTGGATGAGTTCATAAACGTTAAGCTACGCGCATACCGCGACCGTGCCTTTTTGCTTACTCTGGCAGATACAGGCTTTCGTGTCCATGAAGCCTGCAACCTTCGGCGCGGCGATATCGACTGGAACGAACAGCGCGCCCTCATTATTGGTAAAGGCGACAAGCAGGCTGTGGTCCGCTTTACATCGCGTTCCCTGCAAGCCATCCAGGAGTATCTCGCCCAACGCGCCGCACTCGATGGAAATTCAGGCAGGCAATTGAGCTCCCTGCCTCTCTTTGCCCGCCACGATAAAGGCGCCGGCAAAAAGGTCAAGCCAATCACGCCTGCCACCGGCCGCAACATCGTCAAGGAACGAGTGCTGCAATTTTTAGGCAGGGAGATGGCCGGCAAGATCACCCCGCACTCCTTCCGCCATTATTTTGTCACGTCCGTGCTGCGCGGTACTGGAAATTTAAGGATTGCGCAGGAACTTGCACGGCACAAAAATATTCAAGTTACACAACGATATACCCATCTTTCGAACGATGAGCTGGACA of Anaerolineales bacterium contains these proteins:
- a CDS encoding class I SAM-dependent methyltransferase, translated to MESRIELISTKILTHFPDLSSELMRMGKTLALSSGWHYALDWTWVTNNIGEANGKTILDAGAGIGLMQWYFSSKGANIISVDRSDRVCIPFHLLNKFNVTGYRTEDNPLNIKDVVDITNGRVGILKRITSLIRGTIGSATLSGRSYIDRGSIRFLNKDLRDLSEIHDNSVDIVVSISALEHNEQISNIKEIIRELERVLVPGGMMLVTLPASAEKDWFFSPAYSWCLTESTLRDLFDLDKDTSSNFQNYEEIHRELKRSEILKKNISLRYYFQPKSGMPWGRWDPKYIPVGILKIKQA
- a CDS encoding IS5 family transposase (programmed frameshift), whose product is MNYKTIAHLKGSDFKRLTGVPRETFEQMLTVIEKGLRDFGRPPKLSRADQLLMTLMYWREYRTEFHIAQSYGVSEATVCRTIRKVEEALVRSKKFRLPGKKALQASDTVFEVVLVDVSEQPVERPKKGQKRHYSGKKKRHTQKAQVMADRKSTQIITTAFSHGSKHDFQLFKDDACEFSEHLRILADAGYQGLMEFHQNSQTPFKKSKYHALTKREKQSNRSLARKRIVIEHIFRKLKVFRILSERYRNRRKRFALRFNLIAAIYNLELNSI
- a CDS encoding DUF115 domain-containing protein translates to MKRFTLHEMSIMRLFGGAVRRVRDLSHSVAWNNPFIANRNRKYLSNYSDVHTAQRCFILANGPSLSRMDLSPLRNEITFGLNRIYLLFDRLEFLPTYYVCVNELVLAQFSREISGLSMPKFLNWGSRHVFDLNDPSVGFVRLLLTLRDGFQSDIRKPLYSGGTVTYVALQIAYSMGFSEVILVGLDHSFQDKGVPNATVTQKSDVDNNHFHPDYFPKGVKWQLPDLRRSELAYKIADNFYRANGRLVRDATLGGKCPVFQRVEYDKLF
- a CDS encoding O-antigen ligase family protein, yielding MKVKFRSVVTKPQLLIFDFLWLLTVLVYWKLLRGVGLELYWLFQVILLSIFLVGFFFRLSLNSSCIFPSIWSGSSLDLHYLGTVVFGSIWLIAFVRRIIGDLLQFDLFNALVALCNLIFWLVYATYLFMVIQNQRGSRNSMGYVLLFVFWGFGFYVGLNLLAFSVGVMPDSSIYLTSYPSQLLSMLGSQGNRILFPLADGINSFGVSAGAVLVLFIPILFSTKDTLIKLTSMFFSLSSIAVMVMTDSRGAILFAWIAGFLYLLPGRISKHLIWLSVFVSFLPLLVALFFPALLNFEYGFTRPPGNLTEKQRMVLEEEFCADKVKPLAGPLSNRPIIWAVALDEFKHPRFVHLVGYGYRGQVDAGISEDLSCIFLSFVYRRFASSHNIWLQIITEIGYIGVIGTLFLFYKTAGRLYTLIEKDNSGFYKGMRLALIYIVFAGTLESILSPDYYIPFAMFLAINIMTLLSANDIES
- a CDS encoding WecB/TagA/CpsF family glycosyltransferase yields the protein MNLKINKVTSGEFVAQVVDWAQAGGSYYACFANVHVLMEAYDSSDFSKIINGADLVLPDGMPLVWMMRLKGARSQQRVYGPTLMLQVLESAARENIPVGFYGGTPEVLNALVVRMKARCTGLDVVYSYSPPFRELSQREEDEIVLSIDQSGARILFIGLGCPRQEIWMARHRGRINAVMLGVGAAFDFHSGFKPQAPLWTQNIGLEWLFRLLTEPRRLWRRYLYHNSRFIFLAIADLLGFLR